In Phyllopteryx taeniolatus isolate TA_2022b chromosome 5, UOR_Ptae_1.2, whole genome shotgun sequence, the DNA window ATAGCTAAATGAACGTTCTGGGCGTTAAGTTAATTGTTAACTATTTGTGTTTATATCGATGGTATTATCGTTCCCATCTCGTTTGAAGGTCCAAGCGTACTTACCATGTTTACAACAGGGTTGCATAGAGCTCTTAGGTATATTTGGATTCTCGTTGCGTTACTGTTTACAGAAACCGGCCTAAGGGACAAACTAAGCACCTGCACTGGCCCTGTTAAATAGGGAACATTTAGATGTTTGGATTAAGGTAGTTGAGTTTTgattattttgggggaaatgtcaTGAATCCATTcgagcgccccccccccccccccaaaaaaaaaaaaaaatgtaagactATGTAATCTTAGTCATTTTTCAGAGAGAATAAAAATGCCTATAAGTATTTTGTCTACATATTTTGCTCcactgtttatgttcaaatagcTGTTGCTATTGCTGTTCTAAAACGGCTATCAGTTGTAATCATTTCACAAGAatctcaatgtcattttttcccaatttgCCAAACAGCTGCATAGTTTTTCAGTTCTTTAGAAAATCTTACTAAATAACTTAATGCGGTTTTGCCAAAGTGAGATTATCAGCAATAAAGGAACGACACTGCTCTCCTCTTCTGTCCGCATCTTCATAAATGCCTCTTATTCCATGTTTTGGTTTAACCTGAAAGCAATGCATCCTGGCCCCGAGAAAGCAAAGACCCCCCAGCCACATTGCCCCCTCCAATGTAATTACAGTTGCGCTAAGGTTTTAATGGCGgtgtactttttttctctctccacacACAGCATTGTGTATTCCATTTACATACCGGTACTGTTTCTTGCAGCTGTAAATTGGTTGCCaattacaaaaatactttttgcttTCATGTTGAGTATCTTAACACTTCTGTTTACACTAATTACTGCTTTAACATATTTCGATACTGTGGTGACGTCAGGTATGTTTTCACTTCCCGGTCTGCATTTTAGTTGGCTAAAGACCTCCTTCATCCTGCTATTGAACATGAGCGAAgacaacacaaaaagaaaagacttgTTCAGAGTCCAAACTCCTATTTCATGGATGTGAAGTGTCCAGGTAAGCATAGTAGAAGTGACCTATAACTAGGAGTGAaagaaatgtattgttttattttgcaggTTGCTACAAGATCACTACTGTGTTCAGTCATGCACAGACAGTGGTTCTGTGTGTGGGATGTTCCACAGTTTTGTGTCAGCCTAAAGGAGGAAAGGCCAGACTCACAGAAGGTATAACTTCAGCTTGTAATTGATTAGtacaataacataaaataacatCTGTATCTGAGGCTTAACCTATATTTTTCTTCTGCCTTTACAGGTTGTTCTTTCAGGAGGAAGCAACACTAAAAAGGAATCTCATAAGAGGTGTATTGTCAAATCCCTGGTTGAGATGTCACTATGCAGAGgataaaaatcacatttgtggTTTTATAAACTTGGTATCAAATATGCCTTTTaatacaatgaagtcaataaaaagGTGGGAACAATTGAAGCACACTGGAACTTTTATTgataaaaccatttttttcttctttttttgctaTGACTGAAACGACCTTCACAGAAAGCATTCAAGTAGTCCTCTAAACAATGCATCGGTCCGGGAAATTGTTACATATAGAAAAGACCAGAAACAAAttcatattgttattataacagAAACACAGACCTTGCATAACCATAtctgaaaaatgttaaataaaagcaatattttcaccaagcagtacagttcagtacattttaatttctcTGTCCAAGAGCCACCTTTAGGAACCCTTTGACTGCAAACTGTAGTTGTATAGAAGTAGTGGGTGCAATGCAACAGGATTAAAGCTTGTGTGCAATATGGTGATGGAAAGAACATACAATTTATCTCCACCACACACCAAGTGATGTGACCAAATGCAACTGAACAATTGCAAACAAATTAGTCTGCGACACTTCTTCGAACACAAAGTTGCAACAGGAAAACCTGTTTTGAGGgactgtatatattttactaCAAACATGGCACACTTGTCAAGGAAAAAGTGTGTCGCTCTATCCGCTTTAACTATATtataatacaaagagaggaaactaACGAAAATTAAAGCAAGTGTGTGGACATTTCACAGGCTGTTGGCAATTATTGTCCTATACATTGACTGCACTTGTGCATTTCGGCAACTCTCCAGGGtttgctttttagccacaaGTAGATACGCAATCATGAATGAAGCACTGTTAAACATTCTGTATACTTTGATTGTACtcaatttttgttgtgaaagaacTTGTGATATACTATGAcgtttttgattggctgttacattaTGAAGACATTCACCTGCAATTCAGCTTTTGAATCACAACAAAACTGGTTGCAGATGGTCGGCCACCTATGAAAACTAATTGCAGAACCCCACAGACATTGCACAACAGGTCAGTGGCATTTGGCTGCTTTGCTCAGTGTGCGACGGGCCTTGGGTGCTTATGACTGAGATGGGATTCAATGTCATTTATGTCAGCACCCCTTGTGGAATGAActggtgaaacaaaaaaagccagaTCAGCCTTTTctgaactgaactgtaccaCTTTGCGGTCAAGTGATCTGTTTCCATTTTAATGGTTCCTTGAACAATCTTTAAACTAGGGCTGGGTGCCCAATCACCAGTTGAAACATGGTGACAAAAGCACCGCAGCCCAGGTTATGCAATTTGTCTGCAGTGTGGCAGACTACTGTGTCTGGCACTGCACCCCACCTCTGGGACCCTCCTCATCTTCATCGTAAGCTTCTCTGCCGTAGTTCCGCTGCCGTGTCCGCTCATCTACCTCGCAGAGCTCCACCTCCTCCATGTCGTCAGCGATCAACACGTCCTCCCTGGGGGGAAGCAGCCTTTCTAGCTGGAACATGAGATGCTCTGGGAGCCAGTGTTTTTCTGGAAACTCCACCTGAACAGTCAAATATCAGTAATACTCAAGGTTACAACTGGATGTTTAGTAGTACCTTTCAAGTGCCAACTTATAAGTTTGATatatgagccaaaatttgagttaaaaGCAACCCACGccctatcccccccccccccccctttggcttaggagccaaaatttgagttacaagcaagCTTGAGAGAGGCCGTTGCTCAAGtgataaaattaattaaatgccaccaggggggcagtataatacagtcatgaagacAAATGAAGActcacaactactgtaaatgGCTCAGTATACTGcaataaaagttgtttttggaGAGAATAAATACATACCAGCGAGTATTTTATTTggttcaaatatccgttactttaagggttataacaccatgACTACCATACCCCTTAAAGGGGACACATCAAAACGAATACTAGGGTGAGACTTTCGCCTCGATTAAACTtcataaaacaatttattttttattttttatgttctacctacacagtgctatttttcttaactacgttgtgctgtttttttttttggggggggggggggggctggagaGGATTCAAGGCATTTCTAttcctttcaatggggaaaatttatttgaatttagttTGGTCACCGAcccaaattaaactcgtaagtcatgCTACCCGTATAATTAAATTCTTACCTGGAACTGTATGAAGAGTTGTCCCTTTTCATAAGGGCTCCGGTAAATTGGCATGCCTTCGTTCTGTATCACTTTTGTGTCGTTGTTCTTTATAACTTCACCTGGAATCAGGCAGACAAAAGATTTTAATGGCAGCGAAAGAAGGCGACGGTCACTCTTGCAGTGTGGGTGTGTAGCGCTCACCTGGTTGTGAGCTGATGACGAGTGTTCTGTCGTCCAGAGTGGTGATGGCCTTCTTGAAGCCGCACAAGGCCTCCACGAGTTTGATGCTCATGGTCATAGTGAGGTTATCGTCACTTCGTTTGAAAAGGCTGTGATCCTTCTGGTCTAAGACGATGATGACGTCACCAGGCTCCAGGTCAGGCTCCTGGTCACCTTCCCCGTGAAATGTAATTTTCTGACCGTCTCTCATACCTAGAGTCAAAAATCATCCACTTAGTTTGTGCCCTAGTGTATACATACAACCAGTTTTCTTTGATAATCATAAAAGAACAACTACAGGTGAAAAGTTAGGGTTATtgggctttcaggtgaaatttcaagatgaacctGAAATGCACTAGTGTATATCACCTTTTTCAATGTGGACCTCAAGAATTTTCTTCTGGCGTTCCACTTTGTGCCCGTTGCAGTTCTTGCAGCGGTCCTTTGAGCCGAACGACTCACCCTGCCCGTGACAATCTCCACACATGCTCTGAATCTGCTGAATCATCCCTGGCCCTATCTGCTGCACCTTTATCTGCACTCCTCTTCCTTTACAGCTAGAGCATTTCTCCAATGCACCTTTCTTACCACCGTAACCTGagcacaaacaaaatacagatacacaCCTATTTAAGATAGACAAAAACAGAATTACATATGCCAAACAAAATGCATACCTTCACACTTTTCACATATAACATTCTTCTGAAGTGCCAGCTTCCTTGTGGAGCCATTGTAAATGTCCTCCAGCGTAACACTCAACTGGTGGACAATGTTCTTCCCTAGAAAAGCATCAGTTTGAGTTTACATTTGGAGGTAattttcttattcatttatctGTGTGTCCTTGTAGAAGCTCTTACCTCTCCTCTCTCTTTGCATCCTTCCTCCGCCTCCAAAAAACATATTGAAGATGTCCATGGGGGATGACCCTCCAGCCATGCCGCCTTCTTTAATTGCTTTCTCCCCGCCTTGGTCGTACAGATCCCTCTTTTTTGGATCCGAAAGCACATCATATGCTTGGGATATAAGCTTGAACTGTGGatggagattaaaaaaaaaaagaaaagaaaaaagattcacttgaaaatgtttagagTGAAAGAGTCAATTTCATCACTACCCAGATCCTCTCTAGAACATCTAAATGTTATTACTAAGCATCTTATggagggttgggcatcaagaatcgattggaaccgggaaTAACTttccggttctcctggaatCGGACCAATTGAAAAATTTCGgctcccagttttgatgcctgcAGTCCACCAACCAGGAAGAAGAAGCAGCGATAACCAAAGAAGAACACGCATgaagacatgcttgtgcccaactgcggtggcggcgaacaaaagtgtcttaactttgttaaaatgaatgaccattCGCcccagtgcaacacttggaataagattatattctgcaaaggaggctttcacaatgtgtagcgtctgacgccctacgagcctcagcctacaacacgtggagcttcagtgaagtcaactgtgagtcaattgggtgagtgaaacaataaaatacatctttgccaacattgagacagctaaaaaggtaaatggttggttgcacttttgcactgatggtttttagcgtttattttagtcttcaaaccaacataagcctcgatgaaacaaaaaaatttcattcaaaattaagaaaagtaatatAAATGTtatcaaatgtaatttgttatattactttgagaaagtaatggAAATACTTATActgctattacattttcaacagggtaacttgtcattttaaccaactacatttccaaagtaatcttcccaacactaacaagtttttttttccatacaaatattttctgtaatatAACTAATGCTTTAGCATATTAACCAGTGAATTTCAGTGTGATATGAGTACCAGTagtggctccctctagtggtacatgaaagaatcactaaattaaatgttcaaactgcttaAAGATCCCAtgttttgtctatttagacctccatagagtgactctctaacatggtcttagtataaaagtgtcaatttcataaattaaaaaaaaaaccttggttttgtcatatgaatgtccagaaaaggcccctctgacagctacttctatttgacccagttttgtaccagctttgtccatatttggctaagaccgccccctttcctctgaccggttgcctccgtgtagaagacccacttgtgagagcacacgtgttatgttgacagcgttgACTCGGGAGGGGAGAGATAGGCGgcgatcttcgctagtgatgtagataagcttgagaaattcaaatgacctaaTTCAGGAATGCcaggatgattttaattcatattttaggTTTACTGAGgtaccatagagccaatataactcccaaatactagaaaaaaagttggtttggtaaaatatgggacctttaattacAGCGgctcaaacttgtttttttaatccagtacagtacatgtaagtacagttcagttgttttgacttaagtacaatattcttgcatttaatcatttagaaatgttttcaaacattttaatatttgattgAACTTTGTGTGCAATATATTGTAATTTAATTAATCAATGTtgaatttaaagttaaaaaaactgtcatgttaaaactgtctgtatgacctgacagttaaatattaaaatgatgtTTTGAAAAGCCCTCCCTCTGTAGCCCCATTTAATGCCtctaatttcattcattcaatcattttccatactgcttatcctcactagggtcacaggcgtgctggagcctatcccagctaccttcgttcgagaggcagggtacaccctgaactagtcgccagccaatcgcagggcacatataaacaaacaaccattcctactcacattcacactaacaggcaattttagagttgttgttttttttccccaattaacctaccatgcatgtttttggaatttgggaggaaaccggagtacccggagaaaacccaagcaggcacggggagaacatgtcaactccacacaggcggggccggatttgaatccgggtcctcagaactgtgaggcagatgtgttaaccagtcacCATCGTGCCGCCTAATTTAATTTCTATAATTATTTTCCGACTCCACTCCACTCCTccagtggaggagttcaagtatcttgggctcttgttcacgagtgagggaagaatggaacgggagatcgacaggcggatcggatcggtgcagcgtctgcagtgatgcagactttgtatcgatcagttgtggtaaagaaggagctaagccgaaaggcgaagctctggatttaccggtcgatctacgttcctaccctcacctatggtcacgagctgtgggtcgtgaccgaaagaacaagatcccggatacaagcggccgaaatgagtttcccccgcagggtgtccgggctctcccttagagctagggtgagaagctcggtcatccgggaggatctcagagtagagctactgctcctccacatcgagaggagccagatgaggtggctggggcatctgattcagatgcctccctggtgaggtgttccgggcatgtcccaccgggatgagaccccggggacgacccaggacacgttggagagactacatccttccgCTGGCCGGGGAACACcctgggatccccccggaagagatggatgaagtggctggggaaagggaagtctgggcatccctgctaaagctactgcccccgcgacccgacctcagataagcggtagaaaatggatggatggattttccgaCTTAGCACAGTGTGACAGGAAGAAACAATCAGAGACTGTAGGGACAGTAGGCGTGATTGAATAGATGTCAATCATTTACATGCACACTCACTGTCTGCACACCCAGCACACTCTCGCAGACTATTTGGCCAGACTGTTGTGGAGTGAGGGTACATTGAAATCTGGATAGATACTCTTAAATTTCACAGtggcttaaaaaaatatgaactacACTTTTTAATGAACACTTGAGCCTACTacactgctgtattttaatgttggtcatgatggtggtacttggagagcaaagtatttttggggggtgttactttgtggaaacattttgagaaccactggttaaAACTTCTCGTATAggctataaaacatttttaaggggTTGTTTTATCTGCAAATTTTTTACTATTGGGGTCAGGCCTTGGTTGCTCACCCCCACGGATTGCAAGAGTTTACTGTACAGGCTGAAAGGACTTTCTTGAATTGCATAACGTCTTGTCATCACATCATGTGGCATTCCAGACTGTATCATAAAGCTAACAAGTCAGTCTATACTGTACCTAGAAAGAGGAGCTACCAGATCATTCCATAGGGTGTAAAATTAGAAAGGGGCATTCTCAACTGCCCGTAGACGGATACAGAGAAAGCCAAAAATTCTATATTTAGCCGCTAAACTCACCTTCTCTCCCTCATTGGGGTTCTTGTCCGGGTGATACTTCAATGCCAATTTTCTGTACGCTTTCTTTATTTCGTCCGCAGACGCTTTGGGTCCGACACCAAGAAGATCGTAGTAACCAGTTTCGCGAACCATGATgacagcctaaaaaaaaaagaaaaaaagaaagaacgaaagaaagaaagaaaggggggtggggggtcagTAACAATATAAGCTTTCTTGAGAACAGTACTGGTTGTGAGTGGTCGCCATGCTAACGCGAGTCAACACCGAATACGCTAGCAACCGACACAatgcgatttaaaaaaaaaaagggaaaacaatgaaaaaaaatacatatcccACATTAATTAGAGAACgcataactttaaaaatatgGGGGGGATTTGAATTAGTCGCACTCAGATAACCTTTAAAAGAATTTGGTCGTTTATCACGTGCTCTGTTAGCCCTACTCGCGTATAACACTGTGCTAACCCCAGAAATGCGATTTCATAATTAAACGAAATAGCTATTAAGAGTTTCATTTTGCTCAGTCCACTTACTTGTGGTCTAATTGCCCTGTCACGTCAGTGTGAAGTGGAGCCGGTCTGTAGGAAGATGGCTGGTCCTTATAGCAGCTCTTCAGCGTGGAACTTTCTGGAGAGATCAAGCAGGATGGGCCGGGTGTTTTCGGCTACGGAAGCCTCGGTGGGACTAAGCGATTATACAATATGGACAAATAacggtgcgggcagcgtgggttcagttcccactcaatgacggtgtgagtgtgaatggttgtccgtgtctatatgtgccccgcgactaactttcgaccagttcagggtgtagtccgcctttcgcacgaagtcagctgggataggctacagcgccccgcaaccctaaccaggataagcggtgttgaaaatggatagatggatggatggctggacaaacaacaattcatgaTCACAGTTACACCTaagcacaatttagagtcgtgtgtgtttttgaaatggGATAgatgtggatggatggaatggaatGGAACTACAGtatcagtggtgggaagtaacgaagtacacatggttactGTATTCTTCAGTTTATCTGTAGGGCCTActggagtatttatttttatgatgacTTTACTTTTACCTCCCACACTTGTAAACagatatatgtacagtactcGCTACTTCTAACTCTGTCAAAATGGGCAAAACCAAGTAAAATTGACGCAAATAGAAAGAGACAAAGTAAACCGAAGTTTGAGATCTTGAATAAAGGATTGATAAtgggttgattgattgatagctTTGGGATTTAAcaggccattaaaaaaaagtacaggagTTGAGTACtactacggaagcgtattgcattcacttagataaaaaaaaaaaactcttgtttttctgagtattttttttagggctttgtttttctgactatttttttctgtttttcggacaaatttttttccacctgtgtttctgacaattttttgggggggagttatcgggacacatcgaactcacgcgagaacctgcaaactgcaagtgactgcggaatccgtagtaagcaacatgaccaTCTTATTCaatttgatcaagttttattttgaaatgggtttaagacactgggagatactcctgtctttgagtcacatagatggtattgttattagtttgtcgacattacgCAGGCACCAGCGGACTATGCGTTTGTTCAGGAGAAAGCCtattcagaaaaacagaaaaaaagtcagataaacgtggaaaaaaaattgtccgtaaaaaagtcagaaaaacagaaagaaatagtcagaaaaacaaagccctcaaaaaactGACTTAAAAAGATCAGCTCAAAATTTTGAATGGGATGTTATGCTGGAAATGTACAAATGTTGTACAAATGTAATTTCTGACAGCCAAAAGTGAAATGACTGACAACGTATAGCAACCTTTGTTTCGCCATCAAAATCACAATCATTATATTGAAATTTCAAATTTGGTCCAATTTTGCATAATTGAAAGAAACAGAAAGAGTACAGGTATGTTAGCTAATTTCCAATCACTCTTTGACATTGCTGACCTAAAATACCATCTGGACTCACACTAGAGTAGCGGTATGTTGCTTTTTTAGGAGAGAGTACATGGAAAAATCTTAGTGATGTCCTAATGACACCCCGGTCGCCACGGGTAAGCTGCTGCTCCCAGCTGATGTCCCTATTTTAATCATTGAGTCATCCACATCATCAGTACCTATGAAGTCATGACAAggactgtttattcttgtggaTACAGAATTTATTTCcgatgtagacaaacaaccagtgaCAAGTCACCCTAGCTTAGCAGGTGAAGAGGCAtaagacacaaacacattcgATTGACCCACACAATAAAATGTCAGACAATTCTGATGTCATGTTAGCATTATGATGTAATATAGTACATTCATATCTGACACAAAGCTGCGTAAAAAGCATGAAAGCCCCTCTCGATATTTACTGCCTAAATAGAATTCAATTTTATAatctaaatgttttttcacaataACAGTAATAACTTATTACTTTAATTCAAGTATAGTTCCATAGTAGAACATAACTACAGTATATCAGTTATCGACACACACCAATAtcacaataatgataataattaccGTAATAGTCCCCTTGATACTCTCCTTAAGcagaataaaatgcatattgAATACAAAGTAACTGTAGCTTTGAAGATAATTCTTGGAcagatgcaaataaaaaaagacatttcggGATCACAAATCCTGCGACAGTTTtattatgtccatccatccatccattttctgaggcgcttctcctcactagggtcgcgggcgtgctggagcctatcccagctgtcatcgggcaggaggcgggatacaccctgaactggttgccagccaatcgcagggcacatacaaacagacaaccattcgcactcacagtcacacctacaggcaatttagagtctccaatttatgcatgtttttgggatgtgggaggaaaccgtagtggccggagaaaacccacgcaggcacggggagaacatgtaaactccacacagtcggggccggggattgaacccgggtcctcagaactctgaggctgacgctctaaccagtcgtccaccgttccgccagttttattatgtattatatataatattttttaatgtgttttggtttgaaacatGGAGATGCAAACGCAAAACAATTACTATTAAAGATCTCGCACTCGTTGACATATTGCTTCCGTGAATTCGGAGCACTTTGACTTTCCTCCGAGGTCTCCGGTGAGCACCTAGAACAAAGACAATAAATCTGCGTTACATGTGGACAGTCAAACGTGCGCGAGAAAACGACAGTTACCTTTTTGTCTCGAATGGTGTCGAAACAGGCACTCTCGATCCTCTTTGCGTGGTCATGCAGGCCCATGTGGCGCAGCATCATGACTGCACTGAGCAGCAAGGCTGTGGGGTTGGCCATGTCCTTTCCTGCTATATCGGGGGCAGTTCCATGAACCTGAAAAAATTTATCAAAAACCTCTTACCATCTTTGAAAccgccttttaaaaaaaaacagatgttgTACAGAGAACGTGAGAGGGAACATACAGACTCAAAAATGGCAACACCATTGGTGCCGATGTTTCCACTGGGGGTCACTCCAAGTCCACCAATAAGTCCAGCACAAAGGTCACTGAGGATAAACAGTGACACACAAGTACATACTTTTTCAGGGTGTGCACAAAGTctctttaattacaaaaaatgaaagaataccAAAGCAATTCATGAGATGTATTAATTAGATTTGTATGTCAAAGTTTTTAATCACATTGCATTTGTGCACTTCAGGTTTCCTGTTTATGAAATAGGTCTTATATATAAAGCCCTAAAAATGGCTATGCCTCAAGAAAAGGcacaatgtgaaataataatattgaaacaAAATCTGGTTTGCAGACTCAGCGAAACTACAGAATTACGTATGAAAGACATCAACCATCAAGTCCTGCAATATGCGGAACATCTTGACCAACGCAGAACACAGAATAGCTGAGTTCCCTTGTATGCTTCGCTAACGAACATAACTAggattgatgacatgattgtttgaagccaaatATAGATTGCAAATATTTCTTGAAACTTAAAAATTTCTTAAAACGTAAAAATtgtctttatggctggtgtctttggacaaagttaaatacatgtatataatttATGTACACAAATATCTCATGCATGTAAAGATGAACAACGTCCAAACACACGTCTATTGTCATCTTTGCGTTTAATAAcagacattgtagatgtttaaaaGTGCCTGCGGGTGCTTTGAAACAGTTGCCTTCCTCATTTTCCCCAAACAAGGCGGAAATGCTTTCATCTGTTTATTGGGACGGAGGGAAGAGTGGAcgaccaaattaaaaaaagatcaaatagAAAAGCTCCAGTATCTAAAATctaattttgtaataatttacACAGAATTGTATACTCATTTGCTTTGGGTTaagctggagtttatcccacttgactttggatgagaggtggggtacaccgtggactggtcCCCAGTCAATCACATTGCTTTTGCaataaatgtgttaaattgGTATTAGACTTTGTGGACAACATGGCTGTGCACATACCACAGCAATACAAACACATGGTTATTATTCCATTTTATCAAGCGGCACAAAGGCAAAGATTTAGCAATGATGTCATGGCATTGTACCAAAGCACATATGAGCGTCCTATCAGATTGCTCTGATATCGTCCATACTATACTGCTTATAGCCACCAGAGGGCACATTTGCATGGTATCAAGGCTTTCCTGATAAGCTGTGACTACTAACCACgttagtttcattttatttatcacaTTATGTATTTTACAGTGACACAACTGTAAATCGTGCATCTTCTTACCTCAGGATGTCTCCATACAAATTTGGCATCACCAGAATATCAAACTGTGTAGGATCCTGAACCATCTGAAAATTGGGAAAAGGTAAACAATAGCATTGGttgtttataataaataaataaagacaacaaTTCAAAAAAAAGGAGGACTTGCATTGAGGCACACAGTATCCAGGTACATCTCAGTAAACTTAATATCTTTATTCCTTTCAGCAGCCTCTCTGCATTTTCGAAGGAAGAGCCCATCTGACATGCGCctgatataaaaataaaagacaaccaGTTGATCAGAACATATAGCGAGGTGTGTAAGTTACATATGCAGTCATTTGTATCGTCTGCAACTTACATTATGTTCGCCTTATGAACAGCAGTAACACTGGTCCTCTTATTGTTTCTTGCATATTCAAATGCATATTCTGCAATGCGCTGGCTGGCTTGCTCTGTAATGAGTTTTATACTCTGCACGACTCCATCAACAATCTGCAAATAAACACTCATCAATTACCACAATAAGATCAAATCGGAATTTAACTAACTGACTAACTAACACTTACTGGTTCATGTTTCCTTAACATAAACGTCTTTTGAATTCAATGTAGGTAGGCCtctcacaaattatttttttaagacgaTTATCTTCCCAAAAA includes these proteins:
- the idh3a gene encoding isocitrate dehydrogenase [NAD] subunit alpha, mitochondrial isoform X2, translating into MAGNTWRSAGRHVAGALRKQTRALSLGMHTVTLIPGDGIGPEISTAVMKIFETAQVPIQWEERNVTAIKGPGGKWVIPPDAKESVDRNKMGLKGPLKTPIAAGHPSMNLLLRKTFDLYSNVRPCVSIDGYKTPYTDVNLVTIRENTEGEYSGIEHVIVDGVVQSIKLITEQASQRIAEYAFEYARNNKRTSVTAVHKANIMRMSDGLFLRKCREAAERNKDIKFTEMYLDTVCLNMVQDPTQFDILVMPNLYGDILSDLCAGLIGGLGVTPSGNIGTNGVAIFESVHGTAPDIAGKDMANPTALLLSAVMMLRHMGLHDHAKRIESACFDTIRDKKVLTGDLGGKSKCSEFTEAICQRVRDL
- the idh3a gene encoding isocitrate dehydrogenase [NAD] subunit alpha, mitochondrial isoform X1 — encoded protein: MAGNTWRSAIVNLLRKWSLSISGQDKIKAKEGRHVAGALRKQTRALSLGMHTVTLIPGDGIGPEISTAVMKIFETAQVPIQWEERNVTAIKGPGGKWVIPPDAKESVDRNKMGLKGPLKTPIAAGHPSMNLLLRKTFDLYSNVRPCVSIDGYKTPYTDVNLVTIRENTEGEYSGIEHVIVDGVVQSIKLITEQASQRIAEYAFEYARNNKRTSVTAVHKANIMRMSDGLFLRKCREAAERNKDIKFTEMYLDTVCLNMVQDPTQFDILVMPNLYGDILSDLCAGLIGGLGVTPSGNIGTNGVAIFESVHGTAPDIAGKDMANPTALLLSAVMMLRHMGLHDHAKRIESACFDTIRDKKVLTGDLGGKSKCSEFTEAICQRVRDL
- the rps27l gene encoding 40S ribosomal protein S27-like; its protein translation is MPLAKDLLHPAIEHERRQHKKKRLVQSPNSYFMDVKCPGCYKITTVFSHAQTVVLCVGCSTVLCQPKGGKARLTEGCSFRRKQH
- the dnaja gene encoding dnaJ homolog subfamily A member 4, whose translation is MVRETGYYDLLGVGPKASADEIKKAYRKLALKYHPDKNPNEGEKFKLISQAYDVLSDPKKRDLYDQGGEKAIKEGGMAGGSSPMDIFNMFFGGGGRMQRERRGKNIVHQLSVTLEDIYNGSTRKLALQKNVICEKCEGYGGKKGALEKCSSCKGRGVQIKVQQIGPGMIQQIQSMCGDCHGQGESFGSKDRCKNCNGHKVERQKKILEVHIEKGMRDGQKITFHGEGDQEPDLEPGDVIIVLDQKDHSLFKRSDDNLTMTMSIKLVEALCGFKKAITTLDDRTLVISSQPGEVIKNNDTKVIQNEGMPIYRSPYEKGQLFIQFQVEFPEKHWLPEHLMFQLERLLPPREDVLIADDMEEVELCEVDERTRQRNYGREAYDEDEEGPRGGVQCQTQ